One genomic segment of Rhizobium gallicum bv. gallicum R602sp includes these proteins:
- a CDS encoding DUF2188 domain-containing protein: protein MIKVVYEVVPHDGGWAYRLGEVYSEAFPSHAEALEAARIVAAEQQVGGDSAEISWQDEKGKWHEEYAEGGDRPETEVVDTKWKGGGSADVSPRA from the coding sequence ATGATCAAGGTGGTTTACGAGGTCGTTCCCCATGACGGCGGCTGGGCCTACCGGCTGGGAGAAGTCTATTCCGAAGCATTCCCGTCGCATGCCGAAGCGCTGGAGGCAGCCCGCATCGTCGCGGCCGAACAGCAGGTCGGCGGCGATTCCGCCGAGATCAGCTGGCAGGATGAGAAAGGCAAATGGCATGAGGAATATGCCGAAGGCGGCGACCGGCCGGAGACGGAAGTCGTCGACACCAAATGGAAGGGTGGCGGTTCCGCCGATGTCTCTCCGCGTGCCTGA
- a CDS encoding pyridoxal phosphate-dependent aminotransferase, with protein MAFLADALSRVKPSATIAVSQKARELKAKGRDVIGLGAGEPDFDTPDNIKRAAIDAINRGETKYTPVSGIPELRKAIAAKFKRENGLEYSWEQTIVGTGGKQILFNAFMATLNPGDEVVIPAPYWVSYPEMVALCGGTPAIVSTTQENNFKLQAADLDKAITPKTKWFVFNSPSNPSGAAYTHAELKALTDVLLKHPHVWVLTDDMYEHLTYGDFKFVTPVEVEPKLYDRTLTMNGVSKAYAMTGWRIGYAAGPLELIKAMDMVQGQQTSGATSIAQWAAVEALNGTQDFIPANKKIFEGRRDLVVSMLNQAKGITCPSPEGAFYVYPSCAGLIGKTAPSGKAIETDEDFVSELLESEGVAVVHGSAFGLGPNFRISYATSEALLEEACKRIQRFCAACK; from the coding sequence ATGGCCTTTCTTGCCGATGCTCTTTCCCGTGTGAAGCCTTCAGCCACCATCGCCGTCTCCCAGAAAGCGCGTGAGCTGAAAGCAAAGGGGCGCGATGTGATCGGCCTCGGCGCCGGCGAGCCGGACTTCGATACGCCGGACAATATCAAGAGAGCCGCCATCGACGCGATCAATCGCGGCGAGACGAAGTACACGCCGGTTTCCGGCATCCCCGAACTGCGCAAGGCGATCGCCGCAAAGTTCAAGCGCGAGAACGGCCTGGAATATTCCTGGGAGCAGACGATCGTCGGCACCGGCGGCAAGCAGATCCTGTTCAACGCCTTCATGGCGACGCTGAATCCGGGCGATGAAGTCGTCATTCCGGCTCCCTACTGGGTGTCCTACCCGGAGATGGTGGCGCTTTGCGGCGGCACACCTGCAATCGTCTCGACCACGCAGGAAAACAACTTCAAGCTCCAGGCAGCGGATCTCGACAAGGCGATCACGCCGAAGACCAAGTGGTTCGTCTTCAATTCGCCGTCGAACCCGTCAGGTGCCGCCTATACGCATGCCGAACTCAAGGCTCTGACCGACGTGCTGCTCAAGCATCCGCATGTCTGGGTGCTGACCGACGACATGTACGAGCACCTGACCTATGGCGACTTCAAGTTCGTCACGCCGGTCGAAGTCGAGCCGAAGCTCTACGACCGCACGCTGACGATGAACGGCGTCTCCAAGGCCTATGCGATGACCGGCTGGCGTATCGGCTATGCGGCCGGACCGCTTGAACTCATCAAGGCGATGGACATGGTCCAGGGCCAGCAGACCTCGGGTGCGACGTCGATTGCCCAGTGGGCCGCCGTCGAGGCGCTGAACGGGACGCAGGATTTCATCCCGGCGAACAAGAAGATCTTCGAAGGCCGCCGCGATCTGGTGGTTTCTATGCTGAACCAGGCCAAAGGCATCACCTGCCCGTCGCCGGAGGGCGCCTTCTACGTCTACCCGTCCTGCGCCGGCCTGATCGGCAAAACCGCGCCTTCGGGCAAGGCAATCGAGACCGACGAAGATTTCGTTTCTGAACTGCTTGAAAGTGAAGGCGTCGCCGTCGTGCACGGCTCGGCCTTCGGCCTCGGCCCGAACTTCCGCATTTCCTATGCGACCTCGGAAGCTCTGCTCGAGGAAGCCTGCAAGCGCATCCAGCGCTTCTGCGCCGCCTGCAAGTAA